GGACCTAccaggcatatagtaggtgcttaatgcgtgtttctctccttcctgctccttCCCTGAGCTACCTGGGCCAAGAGCAGGCATGTGGACTCCTGTGTCCCATTTGGCCACTGGCTTCTCTCAAAGCCGTGAATGTGCCCTGGGCCCCACTCTGCCTTACCAGATTGGCTTGGGCCGGGCCACCTGCtggcagagaaggaggaaggaggaaggtggaGGGCCATTTGGCCTCAGCAGACTTACAGAATATTTCCGGCAACAGATGGGAAGGCTTGAATGTGGGTGCTTTGCAAAACATTCTCCTGAGCCTCCATCAGCAAATGCTGATACGCCAATATAAACGTGCAGGCTCCAGCCAGGTGGATGTGAGTTCACATCTTGCTTTTGCCACCTGCTGACTGTGTGCTTTTGGGCAGTAGCTTTGCCTCTTTAAACCTCGgattctccatctgtaaaacagaggtaATGACAGTCCTGGGGGCTGAAACGAGAGAATTCATACAAAGTATTTAGGCCAGTCCCTGGCACAGACACTAAATGTTCAGTAAGAACAGATATCATTACCTATgtcacagatgtggaaaatgtGGTTCAGCAAGTTGCCCAGACTTGTGACAAGGAGTGATTGGCAGAGGTGGGGCTTGAATCCAGATCCGGGCACAGAATTAACTCTTTACAGGGCAAGCCTGGTACTGACCTTGCAGGGGGAAATGAACAGTTTAGTTCAGGCACACAAAAGGGTGAGCTAGCTGCCTTGGTCCCATGGGAAGCCCTTCCTTGGAGGGGGGAACCTCGGCTAGCTTAGCCGTTGCCAGGCAGCCCAGGAGAGTTGCCAGGGTCCCTCCCTGGGCAATCCTGCTCATCTCTCTTTGCAGGTCCTTTCTGGGAAGTGGATGGGCACACTTAATGAGAGGGCcagatttggaaaacaagcccAGCCCCGTGTCCTCTCTGGGCGAGTGCCAGCCGATCATCAACTCCAGTAACTGTGATGGGCTGAGATGAGGACAGCAGCCACTGGGATGTAAGGGCTCTGTTCTCATGAGGCCCAGCACAAGGGGGCGCCATAAAACAAGGCCCTGGTGGGAGCAGGGTGGTTGGGTGTGATGGGTCTTTGGGAGCCATGGAACATCAAATGGTTTAGGCCACTGCTCAGCCACAGGTCCAGTTCTGCAAGGGGGCAGGAGTCCTGCTGTGatggtagatttttttaaatttatttatttattttttaaaattaatttatttttggttgcgttgggtctttgttgctgtgcatgggctttctctagttgcggcgagcgggggctactcttcgttgtggtgcgcgggcttctctcattgcggtggcttctcttgttgtggagcatgggctctaggcgcatgggcttcagtagttgtggcatgcaggctcagtagttgtggcttgtgggctctagagcgcaggctcagtagttgtggcgcatgggcttagttgctccccggcatgtgggatcttcctgggccagggctcgaacccgtgtcccctgcattggcaggcggattcttaaccactgtgacaccagggaagtccccatgattGTAGATTTTAACCCGTTGGTTGGCCCCAGAGACTGGTtggctttgggggtgggggtgtgatatTGGGGACGGGGCCATGTGTATAGTGTGTAGATATTCCTCACCCCAGGACTCATGTCAGTCTGTGATGGCCTGCATCTATGTTTATGGGTGGAAGCCAAATCCCTCAAGTTCAGATGGACAAAAGGAAGGTGAGATAGGTTCCTGAATCTTGTGTCAAAAGGTTAGGATGGCATAGAGACCTCCTAGGAGCCCTTTCTAAGAGCACAGCCTGGCTCTGGTGGAAAAAATGTAGACTTTGCAGACAGACGGCTCTGTGTGAATCTCATCTCTCCCCAGGAATTGTTTTGTGACTTCTGGCAAGTCCTTTAGTTtacctgagccttggtttcttcatctgcaaaatggggaggaTGATACCAAATTGTTATGAGTGGTGACATTGCTGGCTCTCCATAAATGCAGTGATCATTACTGATACCCATTCACAACTTTTTTGAACACTACTATGTGCAGAGTCCTGGCTGGGAGTGGTAAAGGTCAGCAGAGTCAGAAGGGGTCCCTCTTTTCATGAGGCTTGGAATTTGGATAATCTCAAGTGTGGTGAGGTTGGCCTGCAAAAGCTCCCTTGGAGCACACACTGCAGAACCAGGGAGGGAGTGTCccttcttctcctgagttcttctgtctctctcccagGTTTTGTATTTAGTGCTGGTTTGCCTTTGAAGAGGGTGTCTCCAAACCCAGACCAGGACTTGTGGTCTGGCGGGTGTGAGAGAGTGTGGCCTCAGCGAGAACAGGGCTTGCTGCTGTTGGCTCCCCATTTAGGGCAGGGTCTGCCATCAGAGCTACTGCTGCAGCCTTGTCCTTCTCCAGGGTCTCCAGGACTGGGTGATGGCCTGACCTCTGCCTTCAGGGATGAGCTTACTCTCTGGATGCCTGGAAGGTGGTGTGTAGGAGCCGTGCAGCTCCAGAATGAGTTCTGAAGGCACAAGTGCTAGTAGGGCCCAGGAATACTGACAAAAGCCCAAGAGGCCAAAGGAAAGCTTCTGGACCAAATTGACACCTCTGGGCCAGGGTCAACATTGTAGAGGAAGGATTCAAGTGAGTGATGGTGATGAGAGGGGCTGAACCTGGGAAGAGGCTGGATGTATTGcagaaagaagaagagggagaaggggtttctcattcactcattcattcaacaaacatttagtgagcacctgctatgtgccctATGCCCCAAGTGGCCAATGCCTTTTCTTAAAACCGTGAGTGGGATGGGGCTGGGATTCTTTTCCCTGGGGCCTAGCTGCCAGCATGGCACAGGCTAGGCCACTTGCTGGCAgggaagcaggaaggaggaaggccATTTGGGATTCAGCcgtaaacaagacagacaaaaatctctgccctcatggagctgacattaTCGTTAGGAGAGACacacaagataaataagtaaaatatatgttaGATGGTGATAAGTGGTAAGGAGGAAAAATAAGGCAGGGAAAGAAGGGATAGGAAGAGTGTAGATGATGAGATTTTAGGAGGGGTGACCAAGGGGACCTGGTTtagaaagagcaagaaaaagaCCTGAAGAAAGCGAGGGAGCGAACTGTGCGGCTCTGTGAGGGAAGAACACTCCTGGCCAGGAAATAGCAGGTGAAaaggccggggggcggggggcacatGCCTGGTGGGTGTGAGGCTGGGCTGGCTGGAGCTGCGTGAGGAAGAGGAGAGCAGTGGGAAGTAGGGCCGAGCTTAAGAGAGCTGGACGCACAGGACCTTCTAGGTCACAGGAACGACTCTATTGGGAGCCAGACGAGTGACAGATCTGCCTTAGATTTTAACAGGATTTTTAACATCTTAACATTTTGACTGCTCTGTTGAGAATAGGCTGTAGGGGGcaggggcagaagcagggagaacaGTAGGAGGAGGCCACTGCAATAATGCAGATGTTTTATTTCCCACTGTGCCCCCAGCACGTGGCATgtttcctggcacagagcagacactcaacaaatacttactgaatgacGTGTGAATTAGCGATACCCAAATACCAGTTATCAGACTGGTGCCGTGTAGGCTATATGGAAAAAGTATAGACAAACAGATCCCGGGCACTGTTGCTGGGGATCCTGATCCAGTAGGTTTCTGATGGCAAAGAGGAATTTGGCTTTTCAGTACAGTCTGCAGGTAATTCTGGGCAGCAGCGTTGGCCTTCTGTGTCAGTTAGGAATGCTTTTGGCTGCAGGGAAGAGAGACCAACCAGCAATGGCTTAAACAagagggttttatttttatttacaagaaTTCTGGAGGAGGATGGCTGCTGGCATTGGCTTGGTCAAATGATGACAGGTCAATGTTTCTGAAATTCTCTTGGCCATTTTCTCATTGTAGCAAGATGGCTGCTGTGGCTCCAGGCATCCCATCGTCAAGGTAGGAAGAAGGGAGGAGCAGGGAGTTGTTACCCAGTCTGTCTCTTTTATCAGAAAAACATAAGCTTTCCTAGGAGCCCCTGTAGACTTTGTCTTAAATTTCACTGGCCATACCTGGTCACATGGTCACCCCAAGCTGTAAAGGAGGCTGTAACAGTGAGACTCTGTATTTACAGCCTCTACAATGGGAGATGGCTGGAGAGAAGGAGTTGGGGCTGACCACTGGGGAGTGAACAAGGGTGTCTGCCATGGCTCCATGGATGACATGGTACTTGAGGTTCCTTCTACTTCTGGGGCTTTGTCTCCATGATTTGCCACCTCTGTGGAGCACCTATGGGGTGCACAGAGTGAAATCCCAAGCATTCCCTTGGAGGGGCCTACTTCATCCTAGATACTCAGTCTTGCTTCTCCTGTCTGAACAACACAGGGGACAACttctttggggaaggggtggtctTTATTTAGGGACTGTGCATTTTTAGCATTTCTCTCACCTGGCAGACATTTAAAACAGTATTACCATCTTCTCACTAAGACTGTCACATTTGAGAGACTTTTAGAGCCGCTGCCCCCCACAGGAAAAGGATGATGTCTCTGGTCACTCTCCAACCACCCAGTGAGGCGTAAGACCAGGATGatccctttcctcccacctttgGTCCAAGTATCAAAGGGCATCCCAGCGGTAGCTCTTTCTGGCAGTCTTGGGGCGTGAAAGGAAATGCTTTTCTAGCACTGCCCTGCTACCTTGAATGATGGGTTTACAAAGCCAGAGGCAGGGATTTCAGGGGGAAAAGAAACAGGCCTGGTTTAGTCTCTAAATCTTTAAATATGGGATAGGAGCAAAAGGTTGAAACATTTGGTCTCACGTTGGGAAGGGCGTTTTGAGGAAGAATGGGTGAATTCACTGGAGCTGGCCCAGGTGATGGAAACCAAGCAGGGGGTGGGTCCCAGGTGCAGAGGCTGGAAACGGGGACTCAACGGGACCAGTTTGGAAGGGTGACTGTAGGGTCTTCAAACcgttttttatattttcagaagCCTATTGGAAATCACTTTATATTTGCTCTTCATAAGCTTCGGGAAaaggtttaaaagaaaagttttgtGGGAGTCTTTGGCTAGAATTGCATCAGTGTGGTAAGAAATGCAGATTGGCGATTACATACATTTCTGGTCACATAACCAACAAACACAATTTGCTAGGCAAGAGCCTTCCCAGGCCTGAGGTCCCTGGGGTGGGTGGAAAATAAGGAGCCCTTGGGGGCTGTGGGGCAGAGATGGCCTCAGGGATGATGTTTCCAATATTGGCCACCCGTGGACGCTCCAGCCTTGCCGGGTACAGTGTGGGCCTCAGCCCAGCAGTCTAGGAGCTTCTTAGCAATGAGAAtctcagccctcaccccaaatctaCTGACCCAAAAGCCGGTCTTTTACCAAGATCCCCAGTAATTTATAGGCACcgtgaagtttgagaagcactgttctagCCGTCCAGGAGCGGAAGGGCTGCAGCCCTGGCTAGGTGTGGTTACAGGGCCTGGAAAGGGTAGGGCTGTggagaagggaaaataaaggcatgggggtggggaaaggctgGCAGAGTCTGAGAAAGAAGCTGTCGTCATTAGACAGACCCGTCCTCCCCGCAGGCGGCTTGCAGAGCAGGCGTCCCGGGATGCTCCGCCGAGCTGCCCCACACCGGGCTGCAGAGACCACCCCAGGCAGGGAAGTTCTCGGAGACCTGGGAGCTGGGCTGCCCAGAGAAGCAGGGCCCCATGGGGCCCGGGCAGAACGGACGGCTTGTCCAGCCAGAGAGGCCCCTGTCCCTTCTCAACTCTGCCAGAAAAATCTTGGCAGAGCTCAGAAGCCCCCTCAGGGAGAGGTGCCTGGTAAAAGTTTTCCCAGCAGTGGCTTCTTCTTGGAGCAGGAGGGATGAGTACTCAGAACGAAAAGGCTGGGAGCTCAGGAGCCCCCATCTTcggagggctggggggagggcggCCCTCTGGGACAACGCATTTTACAGAAGCGAGTGTGAACATCACAGATGTGTCAAGACCAGGGGCCCAGGGCTGCCGGCTACAGCAGGGCTGCAGGAAGGTGTGGGGACCAGGGGCGGGCTGCAGGGGGcgctggagctccagcagccgGCTCTAAAGCGCTCTCTCTTCACTGGTCAGGGTGGTGATTCTCCGCAGGTTTTCCCTGACTTTAATAAATTCGGGGGCATGgtcctcttccttttctggtGGTTTTTCCAGCTgcaggagagagaaacagaaatgtgAAGTGGCTGGGCTAGGGGAATTCCCATTCTCAAAAGCCACTGGGTTTGGAGCAAGGGTCCtctctggggaaacagaaccgGGATCAGTTTTGCCCCCAGCCTGGTAGCTGGGGGGAACAGAGCATGAGACTGTTTTCTCCCCGTGAAGCCTGGTTCAGATTGCTAACCTCGTTTCTAAAATGGGAACTCCACCGAGCTCACGGGGCTGTTGAGAGGAGGCGATCAGAATCAGCAGGCAATAGATTGGgcccatgaggaaactgaggttcagagagaggaaggcactggcccaaagtcacacagcaaagggagtggcagggtgaGGACTCAGGCCAGGGGTGGACTCCTGGTGCCGTCCTCATTTTGCTCAACCTCGTGGTCAGCCGTGGCCGCATGCAGAGCTCCTCCCTGGCTGGACCAGGAGACAGTCTTGGAGGAGGTGTGGGCCAGGTCTGGGGGCCCCCACCCACCTGGTTCAGCCTCTGCTGCCGTTTCAGGAGCTCCTGCTCAAAGGGGCACTGCAAGCGCTTGGCCTCCagttcctccttcttcttcttgagGAGCTGGTTCCGCCGGCGGTGCTCCAGAACACGCTGCAGCTCCGGCTTGCTGTCCACGCCCAGGCCCCTGGGGTGGCGGGAGGAGGGGTTAGGAGACCCCCAACTTCTCCCCACCCAGGGCTACACCCTGCGCAGACATCAACCTATACCATTACATCTTGCAATCCTCCTGCTAGCCCGGGGAGGTGAAACCATTACTGTCCCATTATCCAGGGAAAGGAAGCGAGGCTCCTAGGATTTAAGACACCGGTCCAAGTCACAGCTATGAAGGGACTGAATGAGGATTTGCACCTACGCCTGTCTAAGTTCAGAGGCCAGGTTTTATGATATTACTGGTTATTTTCTCAGGATAAGTTTCTAGAGGTAGAGTTGCTGGGTCAGGcgcttttaaaagattttggatACATATTCCCGTCTTGTTCCTTAGAAAAGATTATCCACTTTATACTTCCGTCAACAGTATACAAGAGCATCTGTTTCTCCCTATTGTCACTACCCGATCTTTTTGTATTTGAGAATCTGGTAGGCAAAAAATATctggttttcctttgtttctttgattGCTAGTCACATGGACCAGCCTTGGAGATGTTTGCCAGCTACTTGCATTTCTTCTTTTGCGACCTAACCATACctatcttttgttcattttttccttatGAATTTATAAGAGATAcgtatatatttttatcatttatattgcaaatatttcccctgaTTTGTCTTTTTTAGGCTTTTGTTTAATTGtggtgattttaaatgggatgaCTCTAAAAGGCAACCTAAGAAAATACTTATAATACACAGTCAGCCCTTTGTTTCTGCGGATCAAATCAGTGGTTGGCTGAATCCGTGGATACCGAGGGCTGgctgtactatgccattttaaatACATAAGGGACTggagcatctgtggatttgggGTTCTGTGGGGGGTTCTGGAACCAACTCCCTGTGGATACAGAGAGACTACTGTGActaagaggagggggtgggcacaACACGGAGGATGCAAAATGAGATCTGGGGAAGGTCTGTTGCAGACCACtgaaaacaagaatgaaaatcACAGCCAGCGCCAATACCAAAAACGGCCAGTAGAGGGAGCTTCAAAGACACTGCGGCCTTCATCCTGGTGCTCTGGCCTCGGAGGGGTGGAAAGCtcagcctccctctccccttccccacaatCCCTCTCAATAATCCAGTCCCAGCCCTGATGCCTCAAGCCTGCCTTGCTCATTGCATGCTCCTGGCCTCCCTGCTCCACTCATACCCCCTCCACAATTGTGACACCCTGCTTGAGACCCTTCACAGGTCCACATGTCTCTTCCGGCCTACCTTACAATCTTTGCTCCAGCCACTCTGAGCTACTCCTGTCTCCTGTCCATTCGCACATGCTTATCCATCTTCTGGGAACATACTTGCTTCTACCGGCCAATGTCCCCCTCCTAAGCTGGCTGACTTGTGCCCACCCTTCGGGCCTTGACCTCATGGAGGAAGTGATGCTATCTTGGAACCCTGCCTGGTGGCTCCTCTGGGGTCACAGGCCCATTTATGCCCCCATCCAAGCACCCATTCTACCACCTGGTTATGCATCCATCTcctctgtgagggcaggaactGGGTCCCATTCCTTCTTGTAGCCCCAAGTCTGGGCACAGTGCCTCGCACATGGTAAATGCACGTGGAGGGCAGCCACAGGTGGGTAGCTAGGTGGGAGAACAGGGCTTTTGGACCTTCACAGTGTCTGCTGGTGCCCATGTGGGGCACCCTTTGACCGCCTCAGCCCCAGGATGACTACCAGGCCTGCCTTTCATGAGGGGCACCTCCCCGCGCCCCAGCAGGCCTGAGGCGGTGCTTGCCAGACTGAGGCAGCCGAGCTCCACTCCCACCTTCTGTGGTTCATGAGCAGCTCTCGGTGCAGCTCCTGGTGGCTCCGGGAGGCCTTCACAGGGTTCAGCAGCTTCTTGGGCTTGATGAGCTCCGGGTTCCACTCTCTGTATTCTGGCCGGGCCATCAGGCCTCCGATGTCCGCCCGCTCCCTCTGGATCTCCGAATACATGGAGGCTGTAGAAGTGACAGGGGAGTTGGTCAGAGCTGGGCCCACAGTCTCACCCATTCTCGTGGGCACAGCTGAAGGGCAAGGGTTTTGGTGTTAGATGGATCTCAGCTTACTGTGCGGCTCTGGGCAAGCTACTTGCCTTTccgggccttggtttcctcatttgtgagaTGGAAATAATTGAGCCTGTGCACAGAGTTGGAAGGACTGGAGATGATGGCTGTAAAGTGGGGTATAGAAAAGTGCTACTTTTCTTGACCCCTAAAAGTGGGGTCACAAAGTGTATGGGTTGACGCGTGCAAATGTTTTTGGCctgactttgaaaaaaaatttttccctccTATAAAAGGAATTCTGTTTCTCGTTGAGCTtgtatcagaaaaagaaaagatatttaaaatgagcAATATGTACTTGTTAGGGATAATTTGGATAAATGCAGTGATCAAAAGAAAATATCACCCCTTATTGTCCAACTTCCCTATCCATAGTTCCAAATTTCCTCATGGACACGTCCAGCTTTTCACTTTCTCCAGATCAAAGAGGAGGGTATGAAATCCTAGGACTGCCATGTCTAATTACAAAGGGATGGTTGTCATCTTTAATGCAGATGTCTGACTTCTTGATGGCCTCATTTCCTCCACAGTAGCTTGAAATTTGTCAATGCACTTGAAATTCAGGCAGAAGGGCCCACTACTCTCCAAGTTGGCTCCATATCCTTGAAATGCCCCGAAGCACATACAAGAGTGAGGGTgagagtgggagtgggggtggggatttttaagaaaaagtctCAAGAGGGTGACACAGCCTGGCCATTGGCTGCATGTAGTATTTAGAGTGAAAATTTAGGCATTGGCTCTGCTCCCTTCATGAGTCCCACTTTTCTGAGGTTGAGCCTCTACTATACGCTAGTAGGCATTGGCAGTGTCTGGTCTGttatatagtaggcactcaataaatatttgttggcaaTTGATAATAAAAGCTTTGAggttgtacagatgagaaaactgatgctcaGGGAGGTTGGTCTTGGGGAACCAGTGCTTTAAGGCATGTGGTTTCCATGATGCAACTGAGGGGCTGTGTCCCCACTGCATACGTCAGGCTCTAGTCCCCCTCTTAAAAACCACCAACCACCATGTTGCCTGTGGACAGACCCTCACTTCTTCCCTCCCACGGGGAAGAGGATGAAAGCCATTCTCTGCTTGATGAACAGGAGTTCTCCAAGTAAACTAGACAGGGATGGTGTTCTGTGCAAGAACCTGGAAGTGGGTAATAGGTCAGTGGGGTTGGAAAACACAGGAGGAGGGGGTTTGATGGGGTGCAGATTGCAAGGTGACATGTTAGGGAATGTGGGCATCAAAGGGGAGATGATGCTTTGCAAATGGTAGCACTCCAGACACATGTTTGGCATTTCTATTATTACCTACTGCAGGGTGCTGTTAGGGGGATTAAGTGAGACCCCATTTGTAAAGATGCTGTGTAAACTGAGAAAAGTGTTAATCTTGCTACATCcaaaatatcttataataattaaGTGTCAGAGCCTAGAGACATGGTTgctaattttctttcttgaattccCATTCTCAAAACTACCTCTAAAATGAGAATTCtaattaattttctcttcttttttcataaGGCTATTTGTTTTTCAGGTTATATctatctttcttaattttttggtcCCTAAAAAATGATTGTGGTAGGGTTTAGTAGTTAGTTAAAAATGGGCACTTGACAAAATAAACAGTTGGCTATATCAGCTCCCTCCTCCTTTAAAAATGTGGATATTTTCTTAGTCTGAGATTAAGCTGTCTGGGAGCCAGTGCGTTAGAATATCTTGATTCAGATTGGAGTTTGGGGAATTTTTCCCCCTTCCACTGCCTTTTCCCATTACCAAGTCTCACCAATCCTTTATCTGAGTAATTCTTAGCTACACTCTTTTCTTCCTATGTGCTCAGCTCTCATCTTACCCAGGCCATTATCACACCACACTAACTGCTTCAGCTCCTTGGCTAGTCGTCCTGCCCTTAATTCCTGTGTGCCCCAAACCTTCCAAAGCTTCATAATTTTCATCAGTCACACCATCTTTAAAACAACTAACTGTATGTTGCCAAAGTAATGAGGcaggaaacagaaataaattatataactttAGGAAAGGAGAGGGCAGAATTAATATTTGCATAAGATATCATTATATGTACCTAGAATTCCCAAATGGATTAACAGAAAAGCTTTTGGAACTAATGAGGAAATTCAAGTGTGGCCAGATACAAAACAGGTCCACAAAACCAAGAGCTCCTGCATAACAGGAATGGCCATTGAGAAAGTACACAATCATACAATTATTCATTCATCCTACGATACGTTAGAGTTTCTATAATCTGCCAGGTATGGTGGTAGACAGAGATGAACTAAACAGGCAAGGCTCCCACTCCCACAGAGCTGACATTCTGCTAGGAAGGCAGACAGCAAACATGTacacaaaccaacaaaaataaatgattgcAAATCGCGAGGAGCCTGCccagggaatgggggtgggggggcgggcggCACTAGGACAGAGACTAACAGGAGGACCCTCCTTCAGCCAGGTGCAGCAAGAGGGCCTCTCTGGGAGGTGACCTTTAAGATCTGACGGTTGAGAAGGAAGAGGGAGCCTGTgtggggcagagggaacagcatgtgtgaCTCATGTACCTTGAACAAGCTTAGTCTGTTCAGGAAACAAAAAGGCATAGTGTGTCTGGAGTGGCGTGAGGGAGTGACAGGGGGAGAGCATGGAGTGAGGGTGGACGGGTGGTTTCAAGCTGGGGAAAGATCGCCTCTGATTTGATTTTAAGAAGG
Above is a genomic segment from Eubalaena glacialis isolate mEubGla1 chromosome 7, mEubGla1.1.hap2.+ XY, whole genome shotgun sequence containing:
- the FAM107A gene encoding actin-associated protein FAM107A isoform X4 produces the protein MYSEIQRERADIGGLMARPEYREWNPELIKPKKLLNPVKASRSHQELHRELLMNHRRGLGVDSKPELQRVLEHRRRNQLLKKKKEELEAKRLQCPFEQELLKRQQRLNQLEKPPEKEEDHAPEFIKVRENLRRITTLTSEERAL
- the FAM107A gene encoding actin-associated protein FAM107A isoform X3 codes for the protein MAQAQLRTSMYSEIQRERADIGGLMARPEYREWNPELIKPKKLLNPVKASRSHQELHRELLMNHRRGLGVDSKPELQRVLEHRRRNQLLKKKKEELEAKRLQCPFEQELLKRQQRLNQLEKPPEKEEDHAPEFIKVRENLRRITTLTSEERAL
- the FAM107A gene encoding actin-associated protein FAM107A isoform X2; translation: MAVAACLHPLHAGVSLQDLLLQTSSMYSEIQRERADIGGLMARPEYREWNPELIKPKKLLNPVKASRSHQELHRELLMNHRRGLGVDSKPELQRVLEHRRRNQLLKKKKEELEAKRLQCPFEQELLKRQQRLNQLEKPPEKEEDHAPEFIKVRENLRRITTLTSEERAL
- the FAM107A gene encoding actin-associated protein FAM107A isoform X1 codes for the protein MAQRLGERVRGPTEATGLYRAVLLRSASMYSEIQRERADIGGLMARPEYREWNPELIKPKKLLNPVKASRSHQELHRELLMNHRRGLGVDSKPELQRVLEHRRRNQLLKKKKEELEAKRLQCPFEQELLKRQQRLNQLEKPPEKEEDHAPEFIKVRENLRRITTLTSEERAL